In Marivirga salinae, a single window of DNA contains:
- a CDS encoding cytochrome c produces the protein MKSLKFLSTTIIAAVFLFACGGNEQSNNKAEADKQTTEKQEDKMPESIKMGKGVGEFTEVEVSDPLNKEWVERGQAIYDMKCSACHKLTDQRVVGPGFQGVTNRRKPEWIMNMITNVDVMLAEDPTAQKLLEECMTRMPNQNIKPDDARKILEFFRNNDVEKAGKKDEAINS, from the coding sequence ATGAAATCACTAAAATTTTTAAGTACCACAATCATTGCAGCCGTATTTTTATTTGCCTGTGGAGGTAATGAACAGTCAAATAATAAGGCTGAAGCTGATAAACAAACAACAGAGAAGCAAGAAGACAAAATGCCAGAATCCATTAAAATGGGTAAAGGAGTTGGAGAATTTACTGAGGTAGAAGTTTCCGATCCACTAAATAAAGAATGGGTTGAAAGAGGTCAGGCTATCTATGATATGAAGTGTTCTGCTTGTCACAAATTAACAGATCAAAGGGTTGTTGGACCTGGATTTCAAGGCGTAACGAATAGAAGAAAACCAGAATGGATCATGAACATGATTACCAATGTGGATGTGATGTTGGCAGAAGACCCAACGGCTCAGAAACTTTTGGAAGAATGTATGACCAGAATGCCAAACCAAAACATCAAACCGGATGATGCACGAAAAATCCTAGAATTCTTTAGAAATAATGACGTGGAAAAAGCTGGTAAAAAGGATGAAGCTATTAATTCTTAA
- the nosZ gene encoding Sec-dependent nitrous-oxide reductase, with translation MKTHYLNYVAGLSLIFLMASCGNQGSETSQVLGGSAAEQAYVAPGEYDEFYAFMSGGYSGQITAYGLPSGRLLKEIPVFSKYPENGYGYSEETKAMFNTSYGEVPWDDSHHIELSQKDGEFDGRWLFVNGNNTPRIARVDLKTFETVEILEIPDVAGLHCAPFITENSEYLVSGTRFSVPIPQKDVPIDTYKKNFKGLINYVSVDPEHGHMELAFQIEMPGFNYDLARNGKGKSHGWSFLTTYNSEQEHSLLEVNASQKDKDLMAVINWKKAEQYMKEGKFTERQTSYFHNLMNEETSIVESEEKTLTKILDPKNCPDMVYFIPVPKSPHGCDVDPTGEYIVGNGKLSADMSVYSFDKIMKAIEEKNFDGNFDGIPIINYEAALDGIVKKPGLGPLHTEFDGRGNAYTTFFISSEVVKWDVESKEILDRQPTFYSPGHLVIPGGETKKPDGKYLVAMNKITKDRYLPTGPELAHSAQLFDISGDKMKLILDFPTKGEPHYAQAISADKIQPNSVKFYDIEQNKHPHATLGESKTRVERDGDEVHVYMTAIRSHLAPDNIEGFKVGDKVYFHLTNLEQDWDVPHGFAIQGATNAELLVMPGQTRTLLWEPKKPGVFAFYCTDFCSALHQEMSGYARVSPKGSDVPIKWGLNEKLRENEQAAHDFYEKAKQNANIGK, from the coding sequence ATGAAAACACACTATTTAAATTATGTTGCAGGATTAAGCCTGATTTTCTTAATGGCTTCCTGCGGCAATCAAGGTTCAGAAACCTCTCAAGTTTTGGGAGGTAGCGCAGCCGAGCAAGCCTATGTTGCTCCTGGTGAATACGATGAGTTTTATGCTTTTATGTCTGGTGGCTATAGTGGACAAATTACAGCCTACGGATTACCTTCAGGAAGATTATTAAAAGAAATTCCAGTTTTTTCAAAATATCCTGAAAATGGATATGGATACAGTGAAGAAACTAAAGCCATGTTCAATACTTCTTATGGAGAAGTGCCTTGGGATGATTCTCACCATATTGAATTATCGCAAAAAGATGGTGAATTTGACGGTAGATGGTTATTTGTAAATGGAAATAATACGCCTAGAATTGCTAGAGTAGATTTAAAAACATTCGAAACAGTTGAAATTTTGGAGATTCCTGATGTAGCAGGTTTGCACTGTGCACCTTTTATTACAGAAAACTCTGAATACTTAGTTTCAGGTACTCGTTTTTCAGTTCCTATCCCTCAAAAGGATGTGCCAATTGACACTTATAAAAAGAACTTCAAAGGTTTAATTAATTATGTTTCAGTTGATCCTGAGCATGGCCATATGGAATTGGCTTTCCAAATTGAAATGCCAGGCTTTAATTATGACTTAGCTAGAAATGGAAAAGGAAAATCTCACGGATGGAGCTTTTTAACCACTTATAATTCAGAGCAAGAGCACAGTCTTTTGGAAGTAAATGCTTCTCAAAAAGATAAAGATTTGATGGCTGTAATCAACTGGAAAAAAGCTGAGCAATATATGAAGGAAGGGAAATTTACAGAAAGACAAACTTCCTATTTCCATAATTTAATGAATGAGGAAACCAGTATTGTTGAATCAGAGGAGAAAACTTTAACCAAAATTTTGGATCCAAAAAATTGTCCTGACATGGTTTATTTCATCCCGGTTCCAAAATCACCTCATGGTTGTGATGTTGATCCAACAGGTGAATATATTGTGGGTAACGGAAAGCTTTCTGCTGATATGTCTGTTTACTCATTTGACAAAATCATGAAAGCCATAGAAGAGAAGAATTTTGATGGTAACTTTGATGGCATTCCTATTATCAACTATGAAGCTGCACTTGATGGCATTGTTAAAAAGCCAGGCTTAGGACCATTGCACACTGAATTTGATGGAAGAGGAAATGCTTATACTACTTTCTTTATTTCATCTGAAGTAGTAAAATGGGATGTAGAATCTAAAGAAATTTTAGATCGTCAGCCTACTTTCTATTCTCCTGGTCACTTAGTAATCCCTGGTGGAGAAACTAAAAAACCAGACGGCAAGTATTTAGTGGCGATGAATAAAATCACTAAAGATCGTTATCTGCCAACAGGTCCTGAATTAGCGCACTCAGCTCAATTATTTGACATAAGTGGTGATAAAATGAAATTGATTTTGGATTTCCCAACCAAGGGAGAACCGCATTATGCTCAAGCAATTAGTGCTGATAAAATTCAACCAAATTCTGTTAAATTTTATGATATTGAGCAGAATAAACATCCTCATGCTACATTAGGAGAAAGCAAAACTAGAGTAGAGCGTGATGGCGATGAAGTACATGTTTACATGACTGCCATCAGAAGTCACTTGGCTCCGGATAATATTGAAGGTTTTAAAGTTGGGGATAAAGTATATTTCCACCTTACCAATTTAGAGCAAGATTGGGATGTACCGCATGGTTTTGCTATTCAAGGTGCTACAAATGCTGAATTGTTAGTAATGCCAGGACAAACTAGAACTTTACTTTGGGAGCCTAAAAAGCCAGGTGTATTTGCATTCTACTGTACAGATTTCTGTTCTGCACTTCACCAGGAAATGTCTGGTTATGCAAGAGTTTCTCCTAAAGGCTCAGATGTTCCAATAAAATGGGGATTAAATGAGAAATTGAGAGAAAATGAACAAGCTGCTCATGACTTCTATGAGAAGGCTAAGCAAAATGCCAATATTGGTAAATAA
- a CDS encoding nitrous oxide reductase accessory protein NosL, producing the protein MRILKLLFIFSIISVLIACSIEPEPINFGSDHCIYCKMTISDPKYGAELVTDKGRIYKFDAIECMIPYLKENPKTEFSYIMVIAYDEPKKLKKVEGLHFVKNEHFKSPMGKNLAAFANQPKEFESLDWKKLKKSFN; encoded by the coding sequence ATGAGAATACTTAAGCTCTTATTTATATTTTCTATTATTTCAGTTTTAATAGCATGTTCTATTGAACCCGAACCTATAAATTTTGGAAGTGATCATTGTATTTATTGCAAAATGACAATTTCTGATCCTAAATATGGTGCTGAACTGGTAACCGATAAAGGAAGAATCTATAAATTCGATGCTATTGAGTGTATGATTCCATATCTCAAAGAAAATCCTAAAACCGAGTTTAGCTATATCATGGTAATAGCTTATGATGAACCCAAAAAACTTAAAAAAGTGGAAGGATTGCACTTTGTGAAAAATGAACACTTTAAAAGCCCTATGGGCAAAAATCTAGCTGCATTTGCTAATCAACCTAAAGAATTTGAAAGTTTAGATTGGAAAAAATTGAAAAAATCATTCAACTAA
- the nosD gene encoding nitrous oxide reductase family maturation protein NosD, with protein sequence MTRYFLLSFLTFTLLSGSLLAKTIIVKPNESIKKAVLQASDYDTIMVKAGVYNENLISIEKPLTIIGEEGAIVDSQEGDEIFIVQSDNVTIQNMTLKNIGVSYIKDRAAIRLNRVRDVKILHNTLINTFFGIYLQKSNNCVVDGNKIIGGAEDESTAGNAIHIWQGKRIQVSNNEVSMHRDGIYFEFVDESYIANNISRNNMRYGLHFMFSNNDLYENNRFQNNGSGVAVMFSKEIEMIENEFLDNWGGASYGLLLKEISDGSIENNNFSRNTVGIYAEGANRLSIKNNLFHNNGKAMDIKGNSLDNQIIKNDFVGNTFEVLTNSKSNLNHFEGNYWSQYSGYDLNKDGIGDVPHRPVNLFAIVTDKIPAASMLLHSFLVNSLDAAERLFPQFIPEQLIDQKPKIKPNHYDQN encoded by the coding sequence ATGACTCGCTACTTCCTGCTTTCCTTCCTCACTTTTACTCTCCTTTCAGGCAGTCTGCTAGCTAAAACAATTATTGTTAAGCCAAATGAATCCATAAAGAAGGCAGTCCTGCAAGCTTCAGATTATGATACTATCATGGTAAAAGCTGGGGTTTACAATGAAAACTTGATTTCAATAGAAAAACCCTTGACCATCATTGGTGAAGAAGGCGCCATAGTGGACAGCCAAGAAGGAGATGAAATATTTATTGTTCAGAGCGATAATGTGACTATCCAGAATATGACCTTAAAAAATATAGGCGTTAGCTATATAAAAGATAGAGCAGCCATTCGCCTCAATAGAGTTCGAGATGTTAAAATCCTCCATAACACCCTGATCAATACCTTTTTTGGGATCTATCTACAGAAATCTAATAATTGTGTAGTCGATGGTAATAAAATTATTGGTGGAGCTGAAGACGAATCTACAGCAGGGAATGCCATCCACATCTGGCAAGGAAAACGAATTCAGGTGAGCAATAATGAAGTTTCTATGCATAGAGATGGAATTTATTTTGAATTTGTGGATGAGAGCTATATCGCCAATAATATCAGTAGAAATAATATGCGCTATGGACTGCATTTTATGTTTTCCAATAATGACCTTTATGAAAATAACCGATTCCAAAACAATGGATCGGGCGTGGCGGTAATGTTCAGCAAAGAGATCGAAATGATCGAAAATGAATTTTTGGATAATTGGGGAGGAGCTAGCTACGGATTATTGCTCAAAGAAATTTCAGATGGAAGCATAGAAAATAATAACTTCTCAAGAAATACGGTGGGGATTTATGCTGAAGGAGCCAACAGGCTTTCAATTAAAAATAATCTCTTTCATAATAATGGCAAAGCCATGGACATTAAAGGCAATAGCCTAGATAATCAGATTATAAAAAACGATTTTGTGGGCAATACTTTTGAAGTCCTGACCAACTCAAAATCAAATCTGAATCATTTTGAAGGAAATTACTGGAGCCAATATTCAGGTTATGATTTGAATAAAGATGGAATTGGGGATGTACCACATCGTCCTGTGAATCTCTTTGCAATTGTCACCGACAAAATCCCAGCTGCTAGTATGTTATTGCACAGCTTTCTGGTGAATAGTTTGGATGCGGCAGAACGTCTGTTTCCTCAATTTATTCCCGAACAGCTTATTGATCAAAAACCGAAGATTAAACCCAATCATTATGATCAAAATTAA
- a CDS encoding ABC transporter ATP-binding protein, which produces MIKIKNLNKHFAKHKVLNDINLQFNAGECVALIGPNGSGKTTLIKSILALVTIEKGEINVQNENIRNQSAYRSTIGYMPQINRFPEHMSVHQLFNMMKSIRSEVTDYDLSLYEAFDIESMGKKKLGILSGGMRQKVSAALAFLFKPKILILDEPTAGLDPVSNEILKQKLKESIEKENKLVLITSHILNDLDDIADRVVYLMDGSLYFDKQMRALKEETSESRLNKIIASILNTENQYV; this is translated from the coding sequence ATGATCAAAATTAAAAATTTAAATAAGCATTTTGCTAAACATAAAGTATTGAACGATATCAATCTCCAATTTAATGCAGGAGAATGTGTGGCTTTAATTGGACCGAATGGTTCGGGTAAAACTACGCTTATTAAGAGTATTTTGGCATTGGTGACCATCGAAAAAGGAGAGATTAATGTGCAAAATGAAAATATCCGAAATCAAAGTGCCTATCGATCAACTATAGGTTATATGCCCCAGATCAATAGATTTCCTGAACACATGTCGGTTCATCAGCTTTTTAATATGATGAAAAGCATACGTTCTGAAGTGACTGATTATGACCTTTCTTTATATGAAGCTTTTGACATTGAAAGCATGGGCAAAAAGAAGCTAGGAATATTATCAGGAGGCATGCGACAAAAGGTAAGTGCCGCCCTAGCATTTTTGTTTAAACCCAAAATTTTGATTTTAGATGAACCAACTGCAGGTCTGGATCCTGTTTCCAATGAAATTTTAAAACAGAAATTGAAAGAGTCTATTGAAAAGGAAAACAAATTAGTTTTAATCACCTCTCATATTTTGAATGATCTGGATGACATAGCCGATAGGGTGGTTTATTTGATGGATGGAAGCTTATATTTTGATAAACAAATGAGGGCTTTAAAGGAAGAAACTTCTGAAAGCAGACTAAATAAAATTATTGCCAGCATTTTAAATACAGAGAATCAATATGTTTAA
- a CDS encoding ABC transporter permease subunit, which produces MFKIAKFITTDLLKNKVMLLYLIFLWVACFGLFSLQGQGDKALTGILNVSLLVTPMLCLIFATIYFYNMYEFMMLLHAQPIKRNTLFIALYLSLSLVFTLIYFLGAGIPLLFMNPGKASILMIVGTSFLNFIFIAIALGVAVWTKDKSKGMGFSLLIWVYFVLLFDGIILLLMYNFSDYPIEKFVLYISFLNPVDLMRILVLMQTEASALMGYSGAIFQKVFTQNWGISIILLVMLVWTVLPLGLSLKAYNKKDL; this is translated from the coding sequence ATGTTTAAAATAGCCAAATTTATAACGACAGATTTATTGAAAAATAAGGTGATGCTACTTTATCTAATTTTTCTATGGGTAGCGTGTTTTGGTCTGTTCAGTCTTCAAGGTCAGGGAGATAAAGCACTCACAGGAATTCTCAATGTCAGCTTGTTGGTTACGCCTATGTTGTGCTTGATTTTCGCTACTATTTATTTCTATAATATGTATGAATTTATGATGTTGTTACATGCTCAGCCCATCAAAAGGAATACACTTTTTATAGCATTATATTTAAGTCTGTCTCTGGTTTTTACGCTTATCTATTTTCTAGGAGCGGGTATTCCCCTTCTGTTTATGAATCCCGGAAAGGCTTCTATTTTGATGATAGTCGGGACTTCATTTCTCAATTTTATATTCATAGCCATAGCTTTGGGAGTAGCCGTTTGGACAAAAGATAAATCAAAAGGAATGGGCTTTTCACTCTTGATTTGGGTTTATTTTGTTCTTCTTTTCGATGGGATTATTCTGCTCTTAATGTATAATTTCAGTGATTATCCAATTGAGAAATTTGTCTTATATATTAGTTTCCTAAATCCAGTGGATTTGATGCGAATATTAGTTTTAATGCAGACGGAAGCTTCTGCCTTAATGGGCTATAGCGGAGCAATTTTCCAAAAAGTATTCACTCAAAATTGGGGTATCAGCATCATTTTATTAGTCATGCTAGTTTGGACTGTTCTGCCGCTTGGATTATCACTAAAAGCCTACAACAAAAAGGATTTATAA
- the nadA gene encoding quinolinate synthase NadA: MNLAEKITQLKEEKNAVLLAHYYQYPEIQEIADFVGDSLALSKKASETEADIIVFAGVHFMGETAKLLSPHKKVLIPDMAAGCSLADSCSAADLETLRNEYPDHIVVTYINCSAEVKALSDYVCTSSNAVEVINNIPKNIPIIFAPDKNLGKYLIKETGRDMVLWDGTCVVHEAFSFDKLLDLVQAYPLAEIIAHPESEPHFLKTAHFVGSTAALLKYVQTSDKTEFIIATEVGIIHEMQKKVPHKTLIPAPIDEDNTCACSECAFMKVNTLQKIYDCLLNESPEILIENAVLDQARKPIEAMLEFSFSGK, translated from the coding sequence ATGAACTTAGCAGAGAAAATCACACAACTGAAGGAAGAGAAAAATGCCGTTTTATTGGCGCATTACTATCAATATCCTGAAATTCAGGAAATAGCAGATTTTGTGGGCGATAGTCTGGCATTGTCCAAAAAAGCATCTGAAACTGAAGCAGATATTATAGTTTTTGCAGGAGTACATTTCATGGGGGAAACGGCTAAGTTGCTGAGCCCTCACAAAAAAGTACTAATTCCCGATATGGCAGCAGGCTGTAGCTTGGCAGATTCCTGTTCAGCTGCTGATTTGGAAACATTGCGAAATGAATACCCGGATCATATTGTAGTCACTTATATAAACTGCAGCGCAGAGGTGAAAGCCTTAAGCGATTATGTTTGTACCTCTTCCAATGCTGTAGAAGTGATTAATAATATCCCTAAAAATATCCCTATAATTTTTGCTCCCGATAAAAACCTAGGCAAATATTTAATCAAAGAAACTGGCAGAGATATGGTGCTTTGGGATGGTACTTGTGTGGTACATGAAGCCTTTTCTTTTGATAAATTATTAGATTTGGTACAAGCATATCCTTTAGCTGAAATTATTGCACACCCCGAGTCAGAGCCTCATTTTTTAAAAACAGCACATTTTGTGGGCTCCACAGCAGCCTTATTGAAATATGTTCAAACGTCTGATAAAACGGAATTTATTATTGCCACAGAAGTGGGCATTATTCATGAGATGCAAAAGAAAGTTCCTCATAAAACCTTAATTCCCGCTCCTATTGATGAAGATAATACTTGCGCTTGCAGTGAATGCGCCTTTATGAAAGTCAATACACTTCAAAAAATATATGACTGTTTGCTAAATGAAAGTCCTGAAATATTAATTGAAAATGCTGTACTAGACCAAGCGAGAAAACCTATTGAAGCCATGTTAGAATTTTCTTTTTCAGGGAAATGA
- the nadB gene encoding L-aspartate oxidase, which translates to MKTDILIIGSGLAGMATALYLAELRPELQIVIVSKAKKDESNTKYAQGGIAGVVETKIDSFEQHIEDTMKAGHYLSNREIVELVVKSAPDGIKDLERWGVNFDYEKEGTYELGLEGGHSKHRILHHKDSTGKEIYDKLNKQVQQNASIQLINNCTALELNKNQQNQIEGALFLDLESNQFFNISAPRTILASGGIGRIFGHTSNPEVATADGLAMAIRAGAELSNMHFVQFHPTLFYKASKEKSFLISEALRGFGAYLVNQDAKRFMQNYDERAELSPRDIVCGAIFKELEHRNESNVFLDCRHLNPTDTKNKFPFIAKKCEEEGLNINKDLIPVVPAAHYHCGGIAVNQYGQSNLENLYAIGEIAETGLHGKNRLASNSLLEAVVFAKKAALKIIKEIQVIESKKHSEIEFIELSTKVHSNIKAEEYLAALQSEMQKLITVSRDKSSLCQIQNQIVSLQENFENNFPITTSSLKLMEISNMLLVAEKIVNSAINDV; encoded by the coding sequence ATGAAGACAGATATTTTAATTATTGGAAGTGGTCTTGCTGGAATGGCAACGGCTCTTTATTTAGCAGAACTACGTCCAGAATTGCAAATTGTGATTGTAAGCAAAGCAAAAAAGGACGAATCCAACACTAAATATGCACAAGGAGGAATTGCCGGAGTTGTTGAAACTAAAATTGATAGTTTCGAGCAACATATTGAAGACACCATGAAAGCTGGTCATTATCTATCCAATAGGGAAATTGTGGAATTAGTGGTCAAATCTGCGCCTGATGGCATTAAAGATTTAGAAAGGTGGGGTGTAAATTTCGATTATGAGAAAGAAGGCACTTATGAATTAGGTCTTGAGGGCGGACATTCAAAACATCGGATTTTACATCATAAGGACAGCACCGGTAAAGAGATTTATGATAAATTGAATAAGCAAGTTCAACAAAACGCTTCTATTCAGCTCATTAATAATTGCACGGCATTAGAGCTTAATAAAAATCAACAAAATCAAATTGAAGGAGCATTATTTTTAGATTTAGAAAGTAATCAGTTTTTCAATATTTCAGCCCCTAGAACTATTTTGGCAAGTGGAGGTATTGGTAGAATTTTTGGTCATACCAGCAATCCGGAAGTAGCTACTGCTGATGGTTTGGCAATGGCGATTCGGGCTGGAGCAGAATTAAGTAATATGCACTTTGTACAATTTCATCCCACCCTTTTTTATAAAGCCAGTAAGGAAAAATCATTTTTAATTAGCGAAGCCTTACGAGGTTTTGGAGCTTATTTGGTGAACCAGGATGCTAAGCGATTTATGCAAAATTATGATGAAAGAGCAGAGTTAAGCCCTCGGGATATCGTATGTGGGGCTATTTTTAAGGAATTAGAGCATAGGAATGAGTCTAATGTATTTCTTGATTGTAGACATTTGAATCCAACTGACACTAAAAATAAATTTCCATTTATAGCTAAGAAATGTGAAGAGGAGGGATTAAATATCAATAAGGATCTTATTCCCGTGGTACCTGCTGCGCATTATCATTGTGGTGGAATAGCGGTTAACCAGTACGGTCAAAGCAATTTAGAAAATTTGTATGCAATTGGTGAAATAGCAGAAACAGGATTGCACGGGAAGAATAGACTGGCATCCAATTCATTGCTAGAGGCAGTGGTTTTTGCGAAAAAAGCTGCTCTTAAAATAATAAAGGAAATTCAAGTAATCGAATCAAAGAAGCACTCTGAAATAGAATTTATTGAGCTTTCAACGAAAGTTCATTCAAATATAAAAGCAGAAGAATATTTGGCAGCATTACAATCAGAAATGCAAAAATTAATAACAGTCTCAAGAGATAAGTCATCTTTATGCCAGATTCAAAATCAGATTGTTAGCTTGCAAGAGAATTTTGAAAATAATTTTCCAATTACCACATCAAGCCTTAAATTAATGGAAATCAGTAACATGTTGTTAGTGGCAGAGAAAATTGTGAATTCAGCCATCAATGATGTTTAA
- a CDS encoding hemerythrin domain-containing protein, translating into MKPVSRDHHHSLLLCWKIRTAFKNKISVERVKKYADWFYQEHVLPHFELEEKYIFPVLGNEDELVKQALAEHRRLKRLFENGEEPLKSLSLIEEELEKHIRFEERVLFEKVQEIATDGELKAIELHHASGEFKENTEDVFWV; encoded by the coding sequence ATGAAACCAGTGAGTAGAGATCATCACCATTCACTCTTGCTATGCTGGAAAATAAGAACTGCCTTTAAGAATAAAATTTCCGTTGAACGCGTGAAAAAATATGCGGATTGGTTTTATCAAGAGCATGTTTTACCCCACTTCGAATTGGAAGAGAAATATATTTTTCCTGTTCTTGGAAATGAAGATGAATTGGTAAAACAAGCTTTAGCAGAGCATAGGCGACTCAAAAGACTTTTTGAAAATGGAGAAGAGCCACTAAAGTCATTAAGTTTAATCGAAGAAGAATTGGAAAAGCATATCCGCTTTGAGGAGAGGGTACTCTTTGAGAAAGTGCAAGAAATTGCCACTGACGGTGAACTCAAAGCCATTGAACTCCACCATGCTTCAGGAGAATTTAAAGAAAATACCGAGGATGTTTTTTGGGTGTAA
- a CDS encoding RrF2 family transcriptional regulator, translated as MFSKTCEYAIRATIYIANKSKEGTNVGLKDIAKNIDSPEAFTAKILQKLVKDDLVSSIKGPNGGFSLSKKQQEKVYLIDVVRCIDGSQTYDGCGLGLSQCSEEKPCPIHFQFKEVRTKLKRMLENTNMVILLEKLERGETFLRL; from the coding sequence ATGTTTTCAAAAACTTGTGAATACGCTATTAGAGCAACAATTTATATTGCCAATAAAAGCAAAGAGGGCACTAATGTCGGACTAAAAGACATTGCCAAAAATATTGATTCCCCTGAAGCTTTTACTGCCAAGATTTTGCAAAAATTGGTGAAAGATGACCTGGTTTCCTCCATAAAAGGACCCAATGGAGGGTTTAGCCTAAGCAAAAAACAGCAAGAAAAGGTTTATCTAATAGATGTGGTGCGTTGTATTGATGGTTCACAAACTTATGACGGCTGTGGATTAGGATTAAGTCAATGCTCTGAAGAAAAGCCCTGTCCGATTCACTTTCAATTTAAAGAAGTAAGAACAAAGTTAAAACGCATGTTGGAAAACACTAATATGGTGATTCTACTAGAAAAATTGGAAAGAGGAGAGACCTTTTTAAGGTTGTAA
- a CDS encoding 6-pyruvoyl trahydropterin synthase family protein has product MISITKEFTFETAHRISNHPAACRHLHGHSYRLLVTVSAEEIQENDMIIDFKVLKQIINEKVIKTFDHALVLKRNEENTKLAQHIDSKIFWMEYEPTVERLIEYIKIQIENSLAKPVFLKKLKLFETATSFGEWEK; this is encoded by the coding sequence ATGATAAGTATCACTAAAGAATTTACTTTTGAAACTGCCCACCGTATTAGCAATCATCCGGCAGCCTGTAGACATCTTCACGGTCATTCCTATCGCTTATTAGTAACCGTCTCAGCAGAAGAAATCCAAGAAAATGACATGATCATTGATTTTAAGGTATTGAAGCAGATTATTAATGAGAAAGTGATTAAAACTTTCGATCATGCATTGGTTTTAAAGCGTAATGAAGAAAACACTAAACTAGCTCAGCATATTGATAGCAAAATATTTTGGATGGAATATGAACCTACTGTTGAAAGATTAATAGAATATATAAAAATCCAAATTGAGAACTCATTAGCAAAACCGGTGTTTCTAAAGAAGTTGAAACTATTTGAAACAGCCACCTCTTTTGGGGAATGGGAAAAATGA